ttttgagagtttatttatggatttgatattataatattggaAAATTCGGCGTCCGTGATGATATTACTTATTACTAAACCGAGACTCCCCTATTTGCATTGTCCTTTTAAGTTTGGTTATGTTTCATTGCTTTTTGAGAAAtcttattattgaaaatttagataataCTTTGCAGTTATGTCTGAGGACATGGTCAAGGATGGCTATGAAGACATAATGAATATTGATATTTCTGGGGTGGCCATTGAGATGATGGGGAGAAAATATGAGTATATCCCTCAGCTAAATTGTATCCTGTTAAAGAAACTTCTGAATTATTGTCTGTTGTGAattctttatttgttttctaCTTAAGTAATCATGCCTACTTCCGTCTATGTTTTCTTTACTGATACCAATAGACAAGCAAATGGATGTTAGGGATATGAGTTTCTTTCCAGATGGTTCTTTTGATAGTGTCATTGATAAAGGTATGGCTTGACCCATGTATTAGATTCTTACTGAAAGTTGTAAACCTCAATATtaagttggtttttttttttttttaatatgtcgGTGCTGAATCTACACTACACTCATGGCTTGCTGATCGGAAATCTAGGAACTCTTGATTCTTTGATGGTATGATGCATATTCATATGTTCTTATGATTCCATTTGCTCGTTATCTAGCATCTTCAGTTATTTCACCCTGCCTATGGGGGCATTggtatgttttaattttttttcttttgcttataTTTTAGTGTGGCTCTGATGCTCCTATTAGTGCGGCTCAAATGCTGAGTGAAGTGAGCAGGTTGTAGACttcagtttttaattttattcttggTTTTGCATAAGCATTCAATATTTCACTTTATCAAACCTAGAATTCTATTGAGTGCTCACACACCCATCCACACAGTAAGCAAGTGTTCTTTGTAATATCTATTTGTGTGCATGCCAAGTGTCTGCTTACTCATTTATCTTTCCATTGTTTTAGTCTTTCTGAATGTCGTTTTGTTTTCTCATGTAGGCTTCTGAAACCAGGAGGGATCTATATGTTGGTAACCATAATCTCAAAGATGTAgctttttgtgtgtgtgtgattcTTCATTAATTTATTGGAATAGTTCTTATGATTCGTCCTTAATATGCTATCAACAGATAACTTATGGTGATCCTAAAGTACGGATGATTCATTTGAACCACTCGGAATACAATTggaacattttattatatataatatgtaagtttccttttcctttttaactCCCTTGACTGTACATATTGTTTTACTTTCCCATTCATAAGGGTAATTATTATTTGGGTGTACATCCTTTTGGGAACTTTTAGATAGATCATTATTactatataaaagaaaaggaaaacatatCTGCCCAAAGTGGGTGGTAAAATAGGgactgtttttaattttttcttttttttatataagtaatGGGATTGAGACCAATTAATGACATCTACATGGTATCTGTATctgtttatatgtttatttacatttttacttTATGTTTCTCCATCTTGCTGTGAGTGTGCAGTATTTCTCTTTATGTTTTCTTCTGATGAAGTGATATTTAAGTTCGATAATGTTTTTTGGGCTAGTAGGAGTGTCAGTGGCACTTTGAgcatagataattttaaatttggtggGTCCACCAGGTTGATTGATaacttgaatttaattgggaAAGAGAAAAGGTTTGGGGGGTTTTTTGCAAGGGCATCAAGGGCCTAGTCCAATTAATAATGTGTCTTGGATCTGGTCTTCttttttgattttgagttgag
This sequence is a window from Mangifera indica cultivar Alphonso chromosome 5, CATAS_Mindica_2.1, whole genome shotgun sequence. Protein-coding genes within it:
- the LOC123215631 gene encoding EEF1A lysine methyltransferase 4-like isoform X2 translates to MSEDMVKDGYEDIMNIDISGVAIEMMGRKYEYIPQLNYKQMDVRDMSFFPDGSFDSVIDKGTLDSLMCGSDAPISAAQMLSEVSRLLKPGGIYMLITYGDPKVRMIHLNHSEYNWNILLYIISRPGFERPEGDSSSTISYMEPIPMTESGHLPADFVMEDPDSHFIYVCKKVEERDPSNKPNHPLEADIL